DNA from Oryzisolibacter sp. LB2S:
GTGGACTGTGCACGCTGTGCTGGGCAGATTCATCGTGGTTGCGGCCTGGGATCCGCAAAAACAATAGCTGCTCGCGCTTGATGGGTGGGCGCCAGCGGCCAAAATCATTCCAAACCAAACGGAGGTGCATATGGCAGGACTCACGCTGGCCTACTGGTGCGTGCTGATCGCCGCGCTGCTGCCCATGGCCTGTGCGCTGCTGGCCAAGGGCGGCGCCTTTCGCGGCCGCGACAACCATGACCCGCGCGCCTGGCTCGCGCGCCAGAGCGGCTGGCGCGCGCGTGCCAACGCGGCCCAGGCCAACGGCTTCGAGGCGCTGCCGTTCTTCATCGGCGCGGTCATCATCGCGCACCAGCTCGGCGCGCCCCAGGGGCGGCTCGATCTGCTGGCCTGCGCATTCGTCGCGCTGCGCCTGGCCTACATCACGTTCTACGTGGCCGACCGGCCCACGGCGCGCAGCCTGGTGTGGGGCCTGGCCCTGCTGGTGAACATCGCCATCCTGCTGCTCGGCGCGCGTTGAGCGCCGCGCGTCGGTCGCTGCTGCATCCGGCGCCGGCCGGCGGCATTTCGTCGCATCATGCTGGCGCGCCATGGCACGCGGCGGCACAGTGGCGCCATCGCAGCCAAGGAGCGCCACCATGAACGTCCCCCACACCTCCTACACCCCCGAGCAGATTGACCGGCTGGCGCGCAGGCGCGCCGGTGCCAAGATGGGCTGGTTCATCCACGCCTTTGTCTACCTGTGCGTCAACGCCGGGCTGGCCCTGCTGGCGCTGAGCCATGGGCGCGACTGGTACGCCTATCCGCTGCTCGGCTGGGGCCTGGGGCTCGCGCTGCATGGGGCGGCCGTGTGGCTGATGGGGCCGGGCGCGCATTGGCGCGAACGCCTGGTCGAGCACGAGCGCGCGCTGCTCGCGCGGCGCAACTGAAGGCGCAACTGAAAAGGACCGCACATGACACAAGCCCAAGCCCCGTCCACCGCGCATTGCTCGGTCTTTATCGCCACCAGCCTGGACGGCTTCATTGCCCGGCCCGACGGGGCCATCGACTGGCTGACGGGGGCAGACGCCTCCGACAACGCGGCCGAGGACTATGGCTATGCCGCGTTTCTGTCCTCGGTCGATGCCATCGTCATGGGCCGGGCCTCGCTGGAGAAGGTGCTGACCTTCGACGCCTGGCCCTATGGGCAGATGCCGGTTTACGCGCTCAGCAGCAGCATGCGGGCGCTGCCGGCCAAGGCGCCGGGCAGCGTGTCGCTGCTCGACGCCGAGCCGGCCGCCGTTGCCGCCCTGGCCGCGCGCAACGGGCACGGGCGCCTGTACGTCGATGGCGGCGTCACCATCCAGCGCTTTCTGCGTGCAGGCTTGATCCGCGACATGGTCATCACCACCGTGCCCGTGCTGCTGGGCGCGGGCCGGCGCCTGTTCGGCCCGCTGGCGGCCGATGTGGCGCTCGATCTGACCGACTCGCGCGCCTATGCCAACGGCCTGGTGCAGTCGCGGTACGAGGTGCGCCATGGCGCCGGGGTGGCGCCCGCGGCGGGCGGCGCGCCCGGCAGGGGCCCGGGCCATGGCTGAGTCCATATCCCCGCGCCTGGCCGCCATCGTCGCGGCGCTGCCGCTGCGGCCGGGGATGCGCGTGCTGGAGATTGGCTGCGGCCCGGGCGTTGCCGCGCGTGCGGTGGTGCGGCGCATGGGGCAGGGCCATGTGCTTGCCATCGATCGCTCGGCCAAGGCCATCGCCCAGGCCATGGCCGGCTCGGCGGCCGAGCTCGCGTCGGGCAGGCTCGCGTTTCGTCATGTCGCGATCGAGGACTTGCAGCTCGGCGTGGACGAGCCCGCCTACGACCTGGCCTTTGCCGTGCGCGTCGGTGCGCTCGACGGCCGCCATCCGGCCGCGGGCCGCATCGCCCTCGAGCGGCTGCGCGCGGCGCTCACCCCGGAAGGGCGGCTGTTCATCGATGGCGGCGATCCGCTGCTGGAAATCGCCCTCGCCACGGGTCGCCCGCTCGCGCCATCTGCGCGCGGAGGGCCGGCATGAGCATCGCCTGGCGCGACGTGGGCCGGCATTTTCTG
Protein-coding regions in this window:
- a CDS encoding MAPEG family protein, with product MAGLTLAYWCVLIAALLPMACALLAKGGAFRGRDNHDPRAWLARQSGWRARANAAQANGFEALPFFIGAVIIAHQLGAPQGRLDLLACAFVALRLAYITFYVADRPTARSLVWGLALLVNIAILLLGAR
- a CDS encoding dihydrofolate reductase family protein, with product MTQAQAPSTAHCSVFIATSLDGFIARPDGAIDWLTGADASDNAAEDYGYAAFLSSVDAIVMGRASLEKVLTFDAWPYGQMPVYALSSSMRALPAKAPGSVSLLDAEPAAVAALAARNGHGRLYVDGGVTIQRFLRAGLIRDMVITTVPVLLGAGRRLFGPLAADVALDLTDSRAYANGLVQSRYEVRHGAGVAPAAGGAPGRGPGHG
- a CDS encoding methyltransferase domain-containing protein — translated: MAESISPRLAAIVAALPLRPGMRVLEIGCGPGVAARAVVRRMGQGHVLAIDRSAKAIAQAMAGSAAELASGRLAFRHVAIEDLQLGVDEPAYDLAFAVRVGALDGRHPAAGRIALERLRAALTPEGRLFIDGGDPLLEIALATGRPLAPSARGGPA
- a CDS encoding 2TM domain-containing protein; amino-acid sequence: MNVPHTSYTPEQIDRLARRRAGAKMGWFIHAFVYLCVNAGLALLALSHGRDWYAYPLLGWGLGLALHGAAVWLMGPGAHWRERLVEHERALLARRN